A part of Streptantibioticus cattleyicolor NRRL 8057 = DSM 46488 genomic DNA contains:
- a CDS encoding MBL fold metallo-hydrolase — protein sequence MGDFDNGKYVGGALPASLRAHGIEPGDVTDVVFTHLHFDHIGWATDRGEVVFPNATYRAHRADWEHFVTGPSADPHAVDKLTPLGSRLYLFDTDFTVAPGLDALHVPGHTPGSTTYVVSSGGRRALLLGDVVHSVVQLSERDWQVIWDVDPAAASAVRNRLADEAADTDDLLVASHFPGMRFGRVVTLDGSRRFVSVE from the coding sequence GTGGGTGACTTCGACAACGGCAAGTACGTGGGGGGCGCCCTGCCCGCCTCGCTGAGGGCGCACGGGATCGAACCGGGTGATGTGACCGACGTCGTCTTCACCCATCTGCACTTCGACCACATCGGCTGGGCGACCGACCGCGGCGAGGTCGTCTTCCCCAACGCCACCTACCGGGCCCACCGCGCCGACTGGGAACACTTCGTCACCGGACCGTCCGCGGACCCCCACGCCGTCGACAAGCTCACCCCGCTCGGGTCCCGACTCTACCTCTTCGACACGGACTTCACCGTCGCACCGGGGCTCGACGCCCTCCACGTGCCCGGCCACACGCCCGGCTCGACGACCTACGTCGTCTCCTCCGGCGGCAGACGGGCCCTTCTGCTGGGTGATGTGGTGCACTCGGTGGTGCAACTGTCCGAACGCGACTGGCAGGTGATCTGGGACGTCGACCCGGCGGCGGCCTCCGCCGTACGCAATCGCCTGGCCGACGAGGCCGCCGACACCGACGACCTCCTGGTCGCGTCCCACTTCCCCGGCATGCGGTTCGGACGTGTCGTCACGCTCGACGGCTCACGCCGGTTCGTCTCGGTGGAGTAG
- a CDS encoding IS5 family transposase yields MPVLPAWLTEPLWDQFAALLPERSTYAPTHPLGCHRPRISDRIVFDKMLQLLRFGCSYQAIADTTCSATTIRNRRDEWIRLGVFAKLKRIALESYDRIVGLVLDHIAVDGSITKAPGGGEVAGRSPVDRGKQGLKRSGMTDGYGIPLGRVLAGANRHDSPLLGPTLDRLADLGPLPDDITVHLDAGYDSDNTRALLDERGLYGRVANKGEKAPIQASRRWHVERTHAWQNAFHRLARCYERRAAVINAFFDLADTIITVRSLIRRAWTSHRWGERPSRRP; encoded by the coding sequence GTGCCTGTACTGCCAGCGTGGCTGACTGAACCGCTCTGGGACCAATTCGCCGCCCTGCTACCTGAACGATCGACCTACGCGCCGACCCACCCGCTGGGCTGCCACCGCCCACGCATCAGCGACCGAATCGTCTTCGACAAGATGCTGCAGCTGCTGCGATTCGGCTGCTCCTACCAGGCGATCGCCGACACGACGTGCTCAGCCACCACGATCCGCAACCGTCGCGACGAGTGGATCCGGCTCGGCGTCTTCGCCAAGCTCAAGCGGATCGCGCTGGAGTCGTACGACCGGATCGTCGGCCTCGTCCTCGACCATATCGCCGTCGATGGCTCCATCACCAAAGCCCCCGGCGGTGGTGAGGTCGCAGGGCGTTCACCAGTCGATCGCGGCAAACAGGGCTTGAAACGCTCGGGCATGACGGACGGTTATGGAATCCCGCTGGGCCGCGTGCTGGCTGGAGCGAACCGTCACGACTCTCCGCTGCTCGGCCCAACGCTGGACCGCTTGGCCGACCTGGGACCGCTCCCCGACGACATCACCGTGCACCTGGACGCCGGCTACGACTCGGACAACACCCGCGCCCTGCTCGACGAACGCGGCCTGTACGGCCGCGTCGCGAACAAGGGCGAGAAGGCACCTATCCAGGCAAGTCGCAGGTGGCACGTCGAACGGACCCACGCCTGGCAGAACGCTTTCCACCGCCTCGCCCGGTGCTACGAGCGCCGGGCCGCCGTCATCAACGCCTTCTTCGACCTCGCCGACACCATCATCACCGTGCGCAGCCTGATCCGTAGGGCATGGACGTCCCATCGCTGGGGCGAACGGCCGAGCCGTCGCCCATGA
- a CDS encoding pentapeptide repeat-containing protein — translation MTEAPLPFHHHGHDTEPAARPEDPLTLLATQTELTGVDFTGLDLRPALRRKQHPRTFTRCTFTDANLRGSHLAETVFTECTATAADFTGAVLDQARWQGGSAAKANFTDADCGDLACDGVDLANTKWSGALLADATFTGCRMIGARLTGHRGLGLQLARCNLAVANLNGLSLRGTHLVGIRFTEADLGGVDFRDSTFEDCRLADANLRAADFTGADLRGADLGELTLATAAQFCGAVISPSQAAQICAALGLNVIG, via the coding sequence ATGACCGAAGCACCCCTGCCCTTCCACCACCACGGCCACGACACCGAGCCGGCCGCCCGGCCGGAAGACCCACTGACACTGCTCGCGACCCAAACCGAGCTCACCGGCGTCGACTTCACCGGCCTGGACCTACGCCCGGCCTTGAGGCGCAAGCAGCATCCCCGCACGTTCACCCGCTGCACCTTCACCGATGCCAACCTGCGCGGCTCCCACCTCGCCGAGACCGTCTTCACCGAGTGCACCGCTACGGCAGCCGACTTCACCGGCGCCGTGCTCGATCAGGCCCGCTGGCAGGGCGGCAGCGCCGCCAAGGCCAACTTCACCGACGCCGACTGCGGCGACCTCGCCTGCGACGGCGTCGACCTGGCCAACACCAAGTGGAGCGGCGCCCTGCTCGCCGATGCCACCTTCACCGGCTGCCGCATGATCGGAGCCCGCCTCACCGGCCACCGCGGACTGGGCCTCCAACTCGCCCGCTGCAACCTGGCCGTCGCCAACCTCAACGGCCTGAGCCTGCGCGGCACCCACCTCGTCGGGATCCGCTTCACCGAAGCCGACCTCGGCGGCGTCGACTTCCGCGACTCCACCTTCGAAGACTGCCGACTCGCCGACGCCAACCTACGAGCCGCCGACTTCACCGGCGCCGACCTGCGCGGCGCCGACCTCGGCGAACTCACCCTCGCCACCGCCGCACAGTTCTGCGGCGCCGTCATCTCGCCCAGCCAAGCCGCCCAAATCTGCGCCGCCCTCGGCCTGAACGTCATCGGCTGA
- a CDS encoding sensor histidine kinase, whose product MPGLLLPLTRAVTYTRWLHMLMGAIVPFVCAMVYPGLYKPSPGDWLLTAVLPVPLVLAAAMVPVVRRAEGLQARLMLFPGPHARVRDDEDPGVSTVASASWSDRVRTGAWLLLRMETGLVLTLVTNELLTLALSLAGAAAGEPGVADPLLRVPGTGWAYLLLVPMPVLVLLLVVTGAGALMAKAARALLGPSVKERLSELEKRTERLLERNHIARELHDTLGHALTTAVVQAGAARAAGDPDFTDRALETIEETGRAALEDLDRVLLVLRETGRPAGARPALDEASRLLDSARSSGARVDAEVTGALEHLPGPVSREAYRMLQEALTNVLRHAGPVPIGVRIAVEAARLRLEVRNPLPAQPPATGPGGGRGLRGIRERAALLGGEARAGQDDGQWLLRVDLPLR is encoded by the coding sequence ATGCCTGGCCTCCTGCTGCCGCTGACCCGTGCGGTGACGTACACCCGTTGGTTGCACATGCTGATGGGCGCGATCGTGCCGTTCGTCTGCGCCATGGTCTATCCGGGGCTGTACAAGCCGTCACCGGGCGACTGGCTGCTGACCGCGGTCCTTCCGGTGCCCCTGGTCCTGGCCGCCGCCATGGTGCCCGTGGTCCGCCGCGCGGAGGGCCTTCAGGCGCGGCTGATGTTGTTTCCCGGGCCGCACGCACGGGTGCGCGACGACGAGGACCCCGGGGTCTCCACCGTCGCCTCCGCCTCGTGGAGCGACCGGGTCAGAACCGGTGCGTGGCTGCTCCTGCGGATGGAGACAGGGCTCGTCCTCACGCTGGTGACCAACGAGTTGCTGACGCTCGCGCTGTCGCTCGCCGGGGCCGCCGCCGGGGAGCCGGGTGTCGCAGACCCGCTCCTGCGTGTCCCCGGTACCGGCTGGGCGTACCTCCTGCTGGTGCCGATGCCCGTGCTGGTGCTGCTGCTGGTGGTCACGGGGGCGGGCGCGCTGATGGCGAAGGCGGCTCGCGCACTGCTCGGGCCGTCGGTGAAGGAGCGCCTGTCCGAACTGGAGAAACGCACCGAGCGACTGCTGGAACGCAACCACATCGCACGGGAGTTGCACGACACCCTCGGCCACGCGCTGACCACGGCCGTGGTGCAGGCGGGCGCCGCCCGCGCGGCGGGCGACCCGGACTTCACCGACCGGGCGCTGGAGACCATCGAGGAGACGGGACGGGCCGCGCTGGAAGACCTGGACCGGGTGCTGCTCGTCCTGCGCGAGACCGGGCGGCCGGCCGGCGCCCGCCCGGCCCTCGACGAGGCGAGCCGCCTGCTGGATTCCGCCCGGTCCTCCGGGGCACGGGTCGACGCCGAGGTGACCGGGGCGCTGGAACACCTCCCGGGACCGGTCTCCCGCGAGGCGTACCGGATGCTCCAGGAGGCCCTGACCAACGTCCTGCGGCACGCGGGCCCCGTCCCCATCGGCGTACGCATCGCCGTCGAGGCGGCACGGCTGCGACTCGAGGTGCGCAATCCGCTCCCCGCCCAGCCACCGGCGACCGGCCCGGGCGGCGGCCGGGGGCTGCGCGGCATCCGCGAACGCGCCGCACTCCTCGGCGGCGAGGCCCGCGCGGGACAGGACGACGGCCAGTGGCTCCTGCGCGTCGACCTGCCGCTGCGGTGA
- a CDS encoding TetR/AcrR family transcriptional regulator: MTDRNPARGPRSRDAILQAAGDLCREQGYAAVTMEAIATRARVGKPTLYRWWPSKGAVFLDVVLDRIVEPAVQLPDTGDIARDLRTWIRGFADLFTDPHARQLLVGLLGAAQTDAELATMLREKIQRPLQASNRERITAAQSAGQLPAMDPVLLEELLISPPWYRLLVSGEPVTPAYADALVDAVLGAHGGSSR; encoded by the coding sequence GTGACCGACCGAAACCCCGCCCGAGGGCCCCGCTCCCGGGACGCGATCCTGCAAGCCGCCGGCGACCTGTGCCGCGAGCAGGGCTACGCCGCCGTGACCATGGAAGCCATCGCCACCCGTGCCCGCGTCGGGAAGCCCACGCTGTACCGCTGGTGGCCCTCCAAGGGCGCGGTCTTCCTCGACGTGGTCCTGGACAGGATCGTCGAGCCCGCGGTGCAACTCCCCGACACCGGCGACATCGCCCGCGACCTGCGCACCTGGATCCGCGGCTTCGCCGACCTGTTCACCGACCCGCACGCACGGCAACTCCTCGTCGGCCTCCTCGGCGCCGCCCAGACCGACGCCGAACTCGCCACCATGCTCCGCGAAAAGATCCAGCGCCCCCTCCAGGCCAGCAACCGGGAACGCATCACCGCCGCCCAGTCGGCCGGCCAACTCCCCGCCATGGACCCCGTCCTGCTCGAAGAACTCCTCATCTCCCCGCCCTGGTACCGCCTCCTCGTCTCCGGGGAACCCGTCACCCCCGCATACGCCGACGCCCTCGTGGACGCGGTGCTGGGCGCCCACGGGGGCTCGTCCCGCTGA
- a CDS encoding DUF6518 family protein: MTVRKSGPGAWVAAATATVGGVLLGVLTNLAQGWLPGDWNQLANSAAVWSAVAFAAGALIARRGTLLRAALGGLGAETGLVAGYYGYAEFGRDGMGALLFPLVWLAMACVAGPLFGVAAYAWRRGRGIRSRTAGLAAFAGLFGMEAMTAARDLHHTAQAWTCGTAFLLIPLLMAPTHRVRALTLAAAVPCALLAYAIVGLPLKAVSS, from the coding sequence ATGACGGTACGGAAGAGTGGTCCCGGTGCGTGGGTCGCCGCGGCGACGGCGACGGTCGGCGGGGTGCTGCTCGGCGTGCTCACCAACCTGGCCCAGGGGTGGCTTCCGGGAGACTGGAACCAGCTTGCCAACTCGGCCGCCGTCTGGTCGGCCGTGGCGTTCGCCGCCGGCGCCCTGATCGCCAGGCGGGGCACGCTGCTGCGGGCCGCCCTTGGCGGACTCGGCGCGGAGACCGGGCTCGTCGCGGGGTACTACGGTTACGCCGAGTTCGGGCGCGATGGCATGGGCGCTCTGCTCTTCCCGCTCGTCTGGCTCGCCATGGCATGCGTGGCCGGGCCGCTCTTCGGCGTCGCGGCGTACGCGTGGCGACGCGGCAGAGGTATACGGAGCCGTACCGCCGGCCTGGCCGCGTTCGCCGGACTCTTCGGAATGGAGGCGATGACGGCGGCCCGGGACCTCCACCACACGGCACAAGCCTGGACCTGCGGCACGGCGTTCCTCCTCATCCCCCTGCTCATGGCCCCCACACACCGCGTCCGCGCCCTCACCCTGGCGGCAGCCGTACCCTGCGCGCTCCTCGCCTACGCGATCGTCGGCCTGCCACTCAAGGCCGTGTCGTCCTGA
- a CDS encoding ABC transporter permease, which translates to MVRPIARMLLFPFAMAVLLVGIYTAAMHAPTPHHLKVAVAGSPAQTSPLAASLRTALGDKYDVSTVASTEQARQLVAHRAVAAAYVPTPTPGDRDAGAPGTAFAQPPHPSGPLLYIASAAGAAQVNLAAVPFENVAVQQHQFLQVRDLVPLSTDDTSDTSTMYAAIGLTLSGYLSAVMLSTVFGTALTRRRTVAALAAFGAVAALTVWLITGPILGAVHGFAPAILITGWLTVMAVGLATVFLSRFCGRMTPLPAVGIFMFLGMPASGAALPIATMPAPIRALHDLLPMTSTTGSLRQIMYFDSDGITRYWLALGLWAIAGLALTLAHDTLKAHRTSHRNNTTAQPRQTAEPVPSR; encoded by the coding sequence ATGGTCCGGCCGATAGCCCGAATGCTGCTGTTCCCGTTCGCGATGGCCGTCCTGCTGGTCGGCATCTACACCGCCGCGATGCACGCCCCGACCCCGCACCACCTGAAAGTCGCGGTCGCCGGATCACCGGCGCAGACCAGCCCGCTGGCCGCTTCCCTGCGCACGGCTCTGGGCGACAAGTACGACGTCAGCACCGTCGCTTCCACCGAACAGGCCCGGCAACTGGTAGCGCACCGGGCTGTGGCGGCCGCCTATGTCCCCACGCCGACGCCCGGTGACCGCGACGCGGGTGCGCCCGGCACGGCCTTCGCTCAACCGCCGCATCCCAGCGGTCCTTTGCTGTATATCGCTTCGGCCGCCGGTGCCGCCCAGGTCAACCTGGCTGCCGTGCCGTTCGAGAACGTTGCCGTTCAGCAGCACCAGTTCCTCCAGGTCCGCGACCTGGTACCGCTCAGCACCGACGACACCAGCGACACCAGCACCATGTACGCCGCGATCGGTCTGACCCTGTCGGGCTACCTGTCGGCGGTCATGCTCTCGACCGTCTTCGGCACCGCCCTCACCCGTCGGCGCACGGTGGCCGCCCTTGCCGCCTTCGGCGCCGTCGCCGCGCTCACTGTCTGGCTCATCACCGGTCCGATCCTGGGTGCCGTGCACGGCTTCGCCCCCGCCATCCTCATCACCGGCTGGCTCACCGTGATGGCCGTCGGCCTGGCCACCGTGTTCCTGTCCCGCTTCTGCGGGCGCATGACCCCGCTGCCCGCCGTCGGGATCTTCATGTTCCTCGGCATGCCCGCCTCCGGAGCGGCCCTGCCCATCGCGACCATGCCCGCACCCATCCGCGCCCTGCACGACCTGCTGCCGATGACCTCAACCACCGGCAGCCTGCGCCAGATCATGTACTTCGACAGCGACGGCATCACCCGCTACTGGCTCGCCCTCGGCCTCTGGGCGATCGCCGGCCTCGCCCTGACCCTCGCCCACGACACCCTCAAGGCCCACCGCACCAGCCACCGCAACAACACAACCGCCCAACCCCGACAGACCGCCGAACCCGTCCCCTCCCGCTGA
- a CDS encoding MarR family winged helix-turn-helix transcriptional regulator — MSLADLHHLGRRLTATATSAMKDASDLGPTELLVLECLYTAGPQPVGAIAQRTGFAQSRVSTVVAALNKRGLVELGADPADRRRTVAKIAEHARGQAREARSRDAEPTLRQLLPGLPDAEVDTVIAALKTLNSALDQAWPDASSGTDLQSNGRPR, encoded by the coding sequence ATGAGCCTCGCTGACCTGCACCATCTCGGCAGGCGTCTTACCGCTACGGCGACCTCGGCGATGAAGGACGCCTCCGACCTGGGCCCCACCGAGCTACTGGTGCTGGAGTGCCTCTACACCGCTGGTCCGCAGCCGGTGGGCGCCATCGCCCAGCGCACCGGCTTCGCCCAAAGCCGGGTATCCACGGTGGTGGCGGCACTAAACAAGCGGGGCCTGGTCGAGCTGGGAGCCGACCCCGCCGACCGACGCCGGACCGTCGCCAAGATCGCCGAACACGCCCGCGGACAGGCCCGCGAAGCCAGGAGCCGGGATGCCGAACCGACGCTGCGGCAGCTGCTCCCAGGACTCCCCGACGCAGAGGTCGACACGGTGATCGCCGCACTGAAAACACTCAACAGCGCCCTGGACCAAGCGTGGCCAGACGCCTCCAGCGGTACCGACCTCCAGTCGAACGGTCGGCCTCGGTAA
- a CDS encoding alpha/beta fold hydrolase — MTFLTSNLLADGVRIAYRDQGRGEPVLFIHGTPSHAGEWRHIVPRIEADGYRTIAYDLLGYGLSERPAHRDTSVAAQTDLLEAVLDTLSVDTVNLVAHDIGGAIAQRFAIAHPERVRRLMLIDTVSYDSWPSATWRKIIDEELDDCASLSQEAFNTLLTRQLTMTVSDTTLMTGELLHDYLRPHQSPLGRLSFFEHQVRHYDSTYTEEIADELPSLRMPVRILWGERDQWQPVTYAERLRDDIPRADLVVVPDAGHFVMEDAPERVTREIGAFLAEPVPSQEGGDPRRVERGR, encoded by the coding sequence GTGACCTTCCTGACCTCGAACCTTCTCGCTGACGGAGTACGCATCGCCTACCGCGACCAGGGCCGTGGCGAGCCGGTGCTCTTCATCCACGGCACACCTTCGCACGCAGGCGAATGGCGTCACATCGTGCCGCGGATCGAGGCCGACGGCTACCGGACCATCGCCTACGACCTGCTGGGATACGGCCTGTCCGAACGGCCCGCACACCGCGACACCTCGGTCGCCGCGCAGACCGATCTGCTCGAAGCCGTCCTCGACACACTCTCCGTCGACACCGTCAACCTCGTCGCCCACGACATCGGCGGCGCCATCGCCCAGCGCTTCGCCATCGCCCACCCCGAGCGCGTCCGCCGGCTGATGCTCATCGACACCGTCTCCTACGACTCCTGGCCCTCCGCGACCTGGCGGAAGATCATCGACGAAGAACTCGACGACTGCGCCAGCCTGTCCCAGGAGGCGTTCAACACCCTGCTGACCCGGCAGCTGACCATGACCGTGTCGGACACGACACTGATGACCGGCGAACTCCTCCACGACTACCTGAGGCCACACCAATCACCGCTCGGGCGGCTGTCCTTCTTCGAGCACCAGGTACGTCACTACGACTCCACCTACACCGAAGAGATCGCCGACGAACTCCCGTCCCTGCGCATGCCCGTCCGCATCCTGTGGGGCGAACGTGACCAGTGGCAGCCTGTCACCTACGCGGAACGACTGCGCGACGACATCCCGCGGGCCGACCTCGTCGTCGTCCCCGACGCCGGGCACTTCGTGATGGAGGACGCGCCGGAACGCGTCACCCGCGAGATCGGCGCCTTCCTGGCCGAACCGGTCCCGTCCCAGGAGGGCGGTGATCCGCGAAGGGTCGAGCGGGGCCGATGA
- a CDS encoding response regulator: protein MPLTVLLVDDEPLVRVGLRAVLEAQPDIAVVGEAADGAAVIPLVRQLRPDVVVMDVRMPLMDGIEATRTVLRTIAAPPKIVVVTTFENDEYVYGALRAGADGFLLKRSRPAEIVHGVRLVAEGDSLLFPAAVRELAASYGRQHGNTAARTVMERAALTDREGEVLRLMARGLSNAEIAAHLVVGTETVKSHVSSVLAKLGARDRTQAVIAAYESGFVSPG from the coding sequence ATGCCGCTCACCGTTCTCCTCGTCGACGACGAGCCGCTGGTACGGGTCGGCCTGCGCGCCGTGCTGGAGGCGCAGCCGGACATCGCCGTCGTCGGCGAGGCCGCCGACGGCGCCGCTGTGATCCCCCTGGTACGGCAACTGCGCCCCGATGTCGTCGTCATGGACGTCCGCATGCCCCTGATGGACGGCATCGAGGCGACCCGCACGGTGCTGCGCACGATCGCCGCCCCGCCGAAGATCGTGGTGGTGACGACCTTCGAGAACGACGAGTACGTGTACGGGGCGCTGCGCGCGGGCGCCGACGGCTTCCTGCTCAAGCGGTCACGCCCGGCGGAGATCGTGCACGGGGTGCGGCTGGTGGCCGAGGGCGACTCGCTGCTGTTCCCGGCGGCCGTACGGGAGTTGGCCGCCTCCTACGGCCGGCAGCACGGCAACACCGCGGCCAGGACGGTCATGGAGCGCGCCGCGCTGACCGACCGGGAGGGGGAGGTGCTGCGCCTGATGGCACGCGGCCTGTCCAACGCCGAGATCGCCGCCCACCTCGTGGTGGGGACCGAGACCGTCAAGTCACACGTCAGCTCGGTGCTGGCGAAACTCGGCGCACGGGACCGTACCCAGGCGGTCATCGCGGCCTACGAGTCCGGCTTCGTCTCCCCGGGCTGA
- a CDS encoding TetR/AcrR family transcriptional regulator has protein sequence MPKGPTKRRPQTTARLLEAALETFAERGFHGASIEEICERAGFTRGAFHSNFRTKEALFFALFDLHAQRVVERLARAVDDIDDTDDPVWAVLTRMSTLDETEHRWYLLSTEFTLHAIRHPDTARTLADHDRLLREEIVRLLGRLFDRLERRPTVDLDSLARLTAAVHEGSLAQSLVEPDRLAPEQLAVTYLPLLIDAVSEPLPKTPSRKSSRRA, from the coding sequence GTGCCGAAGGGGCCCACCAAACGGCGCCCGCAGACCACCGCGCGGCTGCTGGAGGCCGCCCTGGAGACGTTCGCCGAACGCGGCTTCCACGGGGCCTCCATCGAGGAGATCTGCGAGCGGGCCGGGTTCACCCGCGGGGCGTTCCACTCCAACTTCCGTACCAAGGAAGCCCTGTTCTTCGCCCTGTTCGACCTGCACGCGCAGCGGGTCGTGGAGCGGCTGGCGCGGGCCGTGGACGACATCGACGACACCGACGACCCGGTATGGGCCGTGCTCACCCGGATGAGCACCCTGGACGAGACCGAACACCGTTGGTATCTGCTGTCCACGGAGTTCACCCTGCACGCCATCCGCCACCCCGACACGGCACGCACGCTCGCCGACCACGACCGCCTGCTGCGTGAGGAGATCGTCCGCCTCCTCGGCCGCCTCTTCGACCGCCTCGAACGCCGGCCGACCGTCGATCTGGACTCCCTGGCCCGCCTCACCGCCGCCGTCCACGAGGGTTCCCTGGCCCAGAGCCTCGTCGAGCCGGACCGCCTGGCCCCCGAGCAGCTGGCGGTCACATACCTCCCGCTGCTGATCGACGCGGTGTCCGAGCCGTTGCCGAAGACACCGTCACGGAAGTCGTCGCGCCGCGCTTAG
- a CDS encoding EF-hand domain-containing protein, producing the protein MNPTTATEATPTQRVFAMMDTDADGVITADDYLSRIERAVKATGRPDDDPLVATARAQGRTAWTAMDTNGDGRLTFEEYDAWVDGEKFDTICRFALGSLFDLVDTDGDGAVDQAEFTTLRTALNNPPGNARAAFDALDTDGDGRVTRTAYLAAIRAYVTGDNFPMGQALY; encoded by the coding sequence GTGAACCCCACGACCGCCACCGAGGCCACCCCCACCCAGCGTGTCTTCGCGATGATGGACACCGACGCCGACGGCGTCATCACGGCCGACGACTACCTCTCCCGCATCGAACGGGCGGTCAAGGCGACCGGACGCCCGGACGACGACCCCCTCGTCGCCACCGCCCGCGCCCAAGGACGCACGGCATGGACGGCCATGGACACCAACGGCGACGGCCGCCTGACCTTCGAGGAGTACGACGCCTGGGTGGACGGCGAGAAGTTCGACACCATCTGCCGCTTCGCGCTCGGCTCGCTGTTCGACCTCGTCGACACGGACGGCGACGGCGCCGTGGACCAGGCCGAGTTCACCACCCTGCGCACCGCCCTCAACAACCCGCCCGGCAACGCCCGCGCCGCGTTCGACGCACTCGACACCGACGGCGACGGGCGCGTCACCCGTACCGCCTACCTGGCGGCGATCCGCGCCTACGTCACCGGCGACAACTTCCCGATGGGCCAAGCCCTCTACTGA
- a CDS encoding carboxylesterase/lipase family protein produces the protein MYITVPTTAGRIRGRRKGEVTGFAGIPYAAPPFGPRRLRPPQPPQPWEGVRDAFTPGPSAPQPGYLPAMAGLLEEAAEPGEDCLSVNVWTPSPGRTGGRLPVMVWIHGGAFRNGAGSLPSYDGARLAADGVVCVTLNYRLGAEGFLLLPDGTSNLGLLDQIAALEWVRDNIAGFGGDPDNVTVFGQSAGAISITALMTMARARGLFRRAITQSGAGHHSHPEHIARRVTERLAALAGVEPTREGLATVSPERLVAADAALGREIAQATDPGQWGESAGGGTTVLPVVDGATLPRRPIDALADGAGRDIDLLTGTTSDEFRLFLVPLGIGPRVTEDVLQGFLAGFGLDPAEARAAYAAAHPGATPGDLLSAAMSDQAYRVPALRVAEARAAHGASTYVYEFAWPSPVLDGALGACHMAEIGFVFGNLSTPLTGADAPSELSDTLREAWTSFARTGHPTAPGTPGGRLPHWPAYAGRRSVMRLGDGAPAVCEDPAARTRRLWEGRR, from the coding sequence ATGTACATCACCGTCCCCACCACGGCAGGCCGGATTCGCGGACGGCGAAAAGGCGAAGTCACGGGGTTCGCGGGCATCCCGTACGCGGCGCCGCCGTTCGGCCCGCGTCGCCTGCGTCCGCCGCAGCCGCCACAGCCGTGGGAGGGTGTGCGTGACGCGTTCACCCCCGGCCCCTCCGCACCTCAGCCCGGTTATCTTCCGGCCATGGCGGGGCTGTTGGAGGAGGCGGCCGAGCCGGGCGAGGACTGTCTGAGTGTCAACGTGTGGACGCCGAGCCCGGGCCGGACCGGGGGACGGCTCCCGGTGATGGTGTGGATCCACGGTGGTGCGTTCCGCAACGGGGCCGGCTCCCTGCCCTCCTACGACGGGGCGCGACTGGCCGCCGACGGTGTCGTATGCGTCACCCTCAACTACCGGCTGGGCGCGGAGGGTTTCCTCCTGCTGCCCGACGGGACGTCCAACCTCGGCCTCCTCGATCAGATCGCCGCGCTGGAATGGGTCCGGGACAACATCGCCGGTTTCGGCGGCGACCCGGACAACGTCACCGTCTTCGGCCAGTCAGCCGGGGCCATCAGCATCACGGCGCTGATGACCATGGCGCGCGCCCGCGGTCTGTTCCGCCGTGCCATCACCCAAAGCGGTGCCGGACACCACAGCCATCCCGAACACATCGCCCGGCGCGTCACCGAGCGGCTGGCCGCCCTCGCCGGGGTCGAGCCGACCCGCGAGGGCCTGGCCACGGTGTCACCCGAACGCCTGGTGGCCGCCGACGCGGCCCTCGGCCGGGAGATCGCGCAGGCCACCGATCCCGGACAGTGGGGCGAGTCGGCGGGCGGCGGCACCACCGTACTGCCCGTGGTGGACGGGGCAACGCTGCCGCGGCGCCCGATCGACGCGCTCGCCGACGGAGCCGGCCGCGACATCGATCTGCTCACCGGCACGACCAGCGACGAGTTCCGTCTCTTCCTCGTCCCGCTCGGCATCGGCCCGCGTGTCACGGAGGACGTGCTCCAGGGGTTCCTCGCCGGGTTCGGACTCGACCCCGCCGAGGCCCGCGCCGCGTACGCGGCGGCGCACCCCGGTGCGACCCCCGGCGACCTGCTGTCGGCGGCCATGAGCGACCAGGCCTACCGCGTGCCCGCGCTCCGGGTTGCCGAGGCCCGCGCCGCCCACGGAGCGAGCACCTACGTCTACGAGTTCGCGTGGCCCTCGCCCGTTCTCGACGGTGCCCTCGGTGCCTGTCACATGGCGGAGATCGGCTTTGTCTTCGGCAACCTCTCCACCCCTCTCACCGGCGCGGACGCCCCATCGGAACTCTCCGACACCCTGCGCGAGGCGTGGACCTCCTTCGCCCGCACCGGCCACCCCACCGCCCCCGGCACGCCCGGCGGCCGGCTGCCGCACTGGCCCGCCTACGCCGGACGGCGTTCCGTGATGCGCCTGGGCGACGGTGCCCCCGCCGTGTGCGAGGACCCCGCGGCGCGGACACGCCGGCTCTGGGAGGGCCGGCGCTAA